One genomic window of Oleomonas cavernae includes the following:
- a CDS encoding DUF1150 family protein, producing MNIENNDANIRHITPEALAALGGGALVYIKPVEVDGKQVVAVHGADGSPLALVANRELAFAAAVQYEMQPLSVH from the coding sequence GTGAACATCGAGAACAACGACGCCAATATCCGGCACATCACGCCCGAAGCGCTGGCAGCGCTGGGCGGTGGCGCCCTGGTCTACATCAAGCCGGTCGAGGTCGACGGCAAGCAGGTCGTCGCGGTCCACGGCGCCGACGGCTCGCCCCTGGCCCTGGTCGCCAACCGCGAACTGGCCTTCGCCGCCGCCGTCCAATACGAGATGCAGCCGCTCAGCGTGCATTGA
- a CDS encoding Hsp20 family protein encodes MTRMSVFNSPLLLGFDHMERVLDRVAKSATDGYPPYNIEQTGANALRITLAVAGFAREDLSVTVEENQLIVRGRQAEDNKRTYLHRGIAARQFQKSFVLAEGIEIVRAGLDNGLLHIDLRRPVPASVVRTIPIDSDASLEDGVIEPRNGAEQAR; translated from the coding sequence ATGACGCGGATGTCGGTATTCAACAGCCCCTTGTTGCTGGGCTTCGATCACATGGAGCGGGTGCTCGACCGCGTGGCCAAATCGGCCACGGATGGCTATCCGCCCTACAATATCGAGCAGACGGGTGCCAATGCGCTGCGCATCACGCTGGCGGTGGCCGGTTTTGCCCGCGAAGACCTGAGCGTCACGGTCGAAGAGAATCAACTCATCGTCCGGGGCCGTCAGGCCGAAGACAACAAGCGGACCTATCTGCATCGGGGTATCGCCGCACGGCAGTTCCAGAAGAGCTTCGTGCTGGCGGAAGGAATCGAGATCGTGCGGGCAGGGCTCGACAACGGGCTCCTGCACATCGATCTGCGCCGGCCCGTGCCGGCCAGCGTGGTGCGCACCATCCCGATCGACTCGGACGCCTCCCTGGAAGACGGCGTCATCGAGCCGCGTAACGGGGCCGAGCAGGCCCGTTGA
- the gpt gene encoding xanthine phosphoribosyltransferase: MSEPSSQKAFPVSWEQFHRDARALSWRLSGDRGFEAIVCITRGGLVPALIIARELGIRLIDTVCIASYHDYKEQGAAQILKGVGPEVAALTADGGTRILLIDDLVDTGKTARLVRDMLPKAHFATVYAKPMGRPLVDTFVTEVSQDTWIYFPWDLGLSFQPPIRDGHPG, translated from the coding sequence ATGTCCGAGCCCAGCAGCCAGAAAGCCTTTCCCGTTTCCTGGGAGCAGTTTCACCGGGATGCCCGTGCCCTGTCCTGGCGCCTGTCCGGCGACCGCGGCTTCGAGGCCATCGTCTGCATCACCCGGGGCGGCCTGGTGCCGGCGCTGATCATCGCCCGCGAACTGGGCATCCGGCTGATCGACACGGTCTGCATCGCCTCCTACCACGACTACAAGGAACAGGGCGCCGCCCAGATCCTCAAGGGCGTCGGGCCCGAGGTGGCGGCCCTGACGGCCGACGGCGGCACCCGCATCCTGCTGATCGACGACCTGGTCGACACCGGCAAGACCGCCCGCCTCGTGCGCGACATGCTGCCCAAGGCCCATTTCGCCACCGTCTATGCCAAGCCCATGGGCCGGCCGCTGGTGGACACCTTCGTCACCGAGGTGAGCCAGGACACCTGGATCTATTTTCCCTGGGACCTGGGCCTGTCGTTCCAGCCGCCGATTCGCGACGGCCATCCCGGCTAG
- a CDS encoding TetR/AcrR family transcriptional regulator, with amino-acid sequence MRYGPHHKPTSRARLLEKAGALAKKEGFGATGLSALVSAAGVTTGAFYSQFTSKTELLQAIVEHELLKLLPAVETPDVDRIRAFASGYLSDFHVDHPELGCPMPTLAAEVGRASRETRETFERTIRRIQENLMAVTGNAASAWALITQAAGAILIARAMASAEGRTEVLQAARAAVAGLLPARTAADSGVGGAQADR; translated from the coding sequence ATGCGTTATGGACCCCACCACAAACCCACCAGCCGGGCGCGCCTCCTGGAAAAGGCGGGGGCGCTGGCCAAGAAGGAGGGCTTCGGCGCGACGGGGTTGAGTGCGCTGGTGTCGGCGGCAGGCGTCACCACCGGCGCCTTCTATTCGCAGTTCACGTCCAAGACGGAACTGCTGCAGGCGATCGTCGAGCATGAACTCCTCAAGCTGCTGCCGGCCGTGGAAACACCCGACGTGGACAGGATCCGGGCCTTCGCCAGCGGTTACCTCAGCGACTTCCATGTCGACCATCCCGAGTTGGGGTGCCCGATGCCCACCCTGGCGGCAGAAGTGGGCCGGGCGAGCCGGGAAACCCGCGAGACCTTCGAACGCACGATCCGCCGCATCCAGGAGAACCTGATGGCCGTCACCGGGAACGCTGCTTCGGCCTGGGCGCTCATCACCCAGGCGGCGGGTGCCATTCTCATCGCCCGGGCCATGGCAAGCGCCGAGGGGCGCACCGAGGTTCTGCAAGCCGCGCGGGCTGCGGTCGCAGGGCTGCTGCCCGCCCGCACGGCCGCCGATTCAGGCGTGGGCGGCGCGCAGGCAGATCGATAA
- a CDS encoding metal-dependent hydrolase, translated as MATAVQASTATWEIRARRVAFDWTNPPLRWLPEDPFGAHWVNQFSFTLVKGEGFFCRTFTQALPRIGDAKLRQDVETFIRQEAIHAGAHKVSIEEYLSRYGTDIADNYRRSARLFERTLAEKPLGIRLPAFMQRRWLLVRVGLVAAAEHFTCALGQFALKQANWKAGGDPVVTDLFTWHCAEEVEHRTVAYDLYRHLGGGYLLRAALMAITGPVLVYLMAAGTARFARTDEGLPRSQKSLFRRGFWQAWRRSARLDNIPSVGWFATTALRFFKPGYHPLHEGSTELALAYINQSPGVAAYEAATARRAS; from the coding sequence ATGGCGACAGCGGTTCAGGCATCGACCGCGACTTGGGAGATCCGCGCCCGGCGGGTGGCCTTCGATTGGACAAATCCGCCGCTGCGCTGGCTGCCGGAGGATCCCTTCGGCGCCCATTGGGTCAACCAGTTCAGTTTCACCCTGGTGAAGGGCGAGGGGTTCTTCTGCCGGACCTTCACCCAGGCCCTGCCGCGGATCGGGGATGCGAAATTGCGCCAGGACGTGGAGACCTTCATCCGGCAGGAGGCGATTCATGCCGGCGCCCACAAGGTGTCGATCGAGGAATATCTCTCCCGCTATGGCACCGACATCGCGGACAACTACCGCCGGTCCGCCCGCCTGTTCGAGCGGACCCTGGCCGAAAAGCCCCTGGGCATCCGGCTGCCGGCCTTCATGCAGCGGCGGTGGCTGCTCGTCCGCGTCGGCCTGGTGGCGGCAGCCGAGCATTTCACCTGCGCCCTGGGCCAGTTCGCACTGAAGCAGGCCAATTGGAAGGCCGGGGGCGACCCGGTCGTCACCGACCTGTTTACCTGGCACTGCGCCGAAGAGGTCGAGCACCGGACCGTCGCCTATGATCTGTATCGCCACCTGGGCGGCGGCTATCTTCTGCGGGCCGCCCTGATGGCGATCACCGGCCCGGTCCTCGTCTATCTGATGGCGGCGGGGACGGCGCGTTTCGCCCGCACCGACGAGGGCTTGCCCCGGTCGCAGAAAAGCCTGTTCCGCCGGGGCTTCTGGCAAGCTTGGCGGCGCTCGGCGCGGCTGGACAACATCCCGTCCGTGGGATGGTTCGCGACCACGGCGCTGCGCTTCTTCAAGCCGGGCTACCACCCGCTGCACGAAGGATCGACGGAACTGGCCCTGGCCTACATCAACCAGTCACCCGGTGTCGCCGCCTATGAGGCAGCGACGGCGAGGCGCGCATCATGA
- a CDS encoding alpha/beta fold hydrolase encodes MSSPNATRAMPEPRFVRNDDVDLATYQWGGRDGDETIVFLHGYPDAAAVWADIAALLADRFRVVAFDMRGTGQSTTPSGRNAYGFDRLIGDLEAVLDAVSPDRPVHIVGHDWGALQGWEAVLGEQLKGRIASFSTAAPSLDHVGHWFHGQLRAKTLAGLGRFVRRALASSYMLMLQIPVIPEMTWRLGLGRLWPRLVSRLERLPVAGRHGQVRDAISGLGLYRTNLLPTLRRPSSRSTDLPVQLLVMTRDPFVPAFLFDGMEQWAPNLRRTAIDSGHWGILARPADFAGHVADFVTQQRN; translated from the coding sequence ATGAGCAGCCCCAATGCAACTCGAGCCATGCCCGAGCCGCGCTTCGTGCGCAACGACGACGTCGACCTCGCCACCTACCAATGGGGCGGGCGCGACGGGGACGAGACCATCGTCTTCCTGCACGGCTATCCCGATGCGGCGGCTGTCTGGGCCGACATCGCCGCCCTGCTGGCCGACCGCTTCCGGGTCGTCGCCTTCGACATGCGCGGCACCGGCCAGTCGACGACCCCGTCCGGGCGTAATGCCTATGGTTTCGACAGGCTGATCGGCGATCTCGAGGCGGTCCTCGATGCCGTCAGCCCCGATCGGCCGGTCCACATCGTCGGCCATGACTGGGGCGCGCTGCAGGGATGGGAGGCCGTGCTGGGCGAGCAACTCAAAGGGCGAATCGCCTCCTTTTCCACGGCAGCCCCCAGTCTCGATCACGTCGGCCACTGGTTTCACGGGCAATTGCGGGCCAAGACGCTGGCCGGCCTCGGCCGCTTCGTTCGCCGGGCGCTGGCCTCGTCCTATATGCTCATGCTTCAGATTCCCGTCATTCCCGAGATGACCTGGCGCCTTGGCCTGGGACGGCTGTGGCCCCGGCTGGTCTCGCGGCTGGAAAGGCTTCCCGTCGCCGGGCGGCACGGTCAGGTCCGGGATGCGATCAGCGGCCTTGGCCTCTACCGGACCAATCTCCTGCCGACACTGCGCCGCCCCAGCAGCCGTTCGACCGACCTGCCGGTGCAGTTGCTGGTCATGACCCGGGATCCCTTCGTGCCTGCCTTCCTGTTCGACGGGATGGAACAGTGGGCGCCTAACCTGCGCCGTACCGCGATCGACAGCGGTCATTGGGGTATACTGGCCCGGCCCGCCGACTTCGCCGGCCATGTCGCGGATTTCGTAACGCAGCAGCGCAACTGA
- a CDS encoding TIGR02300 family protein — protein sequence MAKPEWGAKRQCLACATRFYDMGRDPIVCPKCETVFEPEAALKARRVRPDPKAKLKAAAALKAGAVVDELDDEEVDEDAEPRAVVDDEDEEEDPGIEELGGDEEDIIADADATDEEGEPLVDVDDAVEEEEVEEDDVLLEEDEDLDDEDLEDVVDADLDLDDEKDR from the coding sequence TTGGCGAAACCTGAATGGGGCGCAAAGCGGCAGTGCCTCGCCTGCGCGACGCGCTTTTATGACATGGGCCGCGATCCGATCGTGTGCCCCAAGTGCGAGACCGTCTTTGAACCCGAAGCCGCGTTGAAGGCCCGCCGCGTGCGGCCCGACCCCAAGGCCAAACTGAAGGCCGCCGCTGCGCTGAAGGCCGGCGCCGTGGTCGACGAACTCGACGATGAGGAAGTCGACGAGGATGCCGAGCCCCGCGCCGTCGTCGATGACGAGGACGAAGAGGAAGATCCCGGCATCGAGGAGTTGGGCGGCGACGAGGAGGACATCATCGCCGACGCCGATGCGACCGACGAAGAGGGCGAGCCCCTGGTCGATGTCGACGATGCGGTCGAGGAAGAGGAAGTCGAGGAGGATGACGTCCTGCTCGAAGAGGACGAAGATCTCGACGACGAGGATCTCGAGGACGTGGTCGATGCCGATCTCGATCTCGACGATGAGAAAGATCGCTAA
- the aroA gene encoding 3-phosphoshikimate 1-carboxyvinyltransferase — protein sequence MPALTAQSCPALAGTVTVPGDKSISHRALILGGLAIGRTEVTGLLEGDDVLRTAEAMRRLGATVTRVGPGHWQVDGVGVGALSEPGDILDLGNSGTGARLLMGLVAGHPITAVFTGDASLNKRPMARVTEPLSRMGAGFVGRAGNRLPLAVVGARAPMPIEYRLPVASAQVKSAILLAGLNAPGETIVIEPEPTRDHSERLLGHFGAVVKIVDLADGSRRVTLRGQPELIAAPVVVPGDPSSAAFPLVAGLIVPGSDITITNVGLNPLRIGLFDTLIEMGAQIEFLNKRNAGGEPVADLRVRHSVLKGVDVPASRAPSMIDEYPILSVAAAFATGTTRMNGLAELRVKESDRLAAIAAGLAANGVAHEAGADTLVVAGKGTVAGGGTVATHLDHRIAMSFLVMGLAAARPVTVDDDHMIDTSFPGFAALMTALGAGFSRAG from the coding sequence GTGCCCGCCCTGACCGCCCAAAGCTGCCCCGCCCTTGCCGGCACCGTCACGGTGCCCGGCGACAAGTCGATCTCCCACCGCGCCCTGATTCTCGGCGGCCTGGCGATCGGCCGGACCGAGGTCACCGGCCTGCTGGAAGGCGACGACGTGCTGCGCACCGCCGAAGCCATGCGGCGCCTGGGCGCCACCGTCACGCGCGTCGGCCCCGGCCACTGGCAGGTCGACGGTGTCGGCGTCGGCGCCTTGTCCGAGCCCGGCGACATCCTGGACCTGGGCAATTCGGGCACCGGCGCACGGCTGCTGATGGGCCTGGTCGCCGGCCATCCGATCACCGCCGTGTTCACCGGCGACGCCTCGCTGAACAAGCGCCCCATGGCCCGGGTGACCGAGCCCCTGTCGCGCATGGGCGCCGGCTTCGTCGGCCGGGCCGGCAACCGCCTGCCGCTGGCCGTGGTCGGCGCCCGCGCGCCCATGCCCATCGAATACCGCCTGCCCGTCGCCTCGGCCCAGGTGAAATCGGCGATCCTGCTGGCCGGCCTGAATGCGCCGGGCGAGACCATCGTGATCGAGCCCGAACCCACGCGCGACCATTCCGAACGGCTGCTGGGCCATTTCGGCGCGGTGGTGAAGATCGTGGACCTGGCCGACGGCAGCCGCCGCGTCACCCTGCGGGGCCAGCCGGAACTGATTGCCGCCCCGGTGGTGGTCCCCGGCGACCCCTCGTCCGCCGCCTTCCCGCTGGTGGCCGGCCTGATCGTGCCGGGGTCCGACATCACGATCACCAATGTGGGCCTCAATCCCTTGCGGATCGGCCTGTTCGACACGCTGATCGAGATGGGCGCGCAGATCGAGTTCCTGAACAAGCGCAACGCCGGCGGCGAACCCGTTGCCGACCTGCGGGTGCGTCATTCGGTGTTGAAGGGTGTCGACGTGCCGGCCAGCCGGGCGCCGTCCATGATCGACGAATACCCGATCCTTTCGGTCGCCGCCGCCTTTGCCACGGGCACCACGCGCATGAACGGCCTGGCCGAGTTGCGGGTGAAGGAAAGCGACCGGCTGGCGGCGATTGCCGCCGGCCTGGCCGCCAACGGGGTCGCCCACGAGGCCGGCGCCGACACGCTGGTCGTGGCCGGCAAGGGCACGGTGGCCGGCGGCGGCACGGTCGCCACCCACCTGGACCATCGCATCGCCATGTCCTTCCTGGTCATGGGCCTGGCCGCCGCCCGGCCGGTGACGGTGGACGACGATCACATGATCGACACCTCCTTCCCCGGCTTCGCCGCCTTGATGACCGCGCTGGGCGCGGGCTTCTCGAGGGCGGGGTGA
- the cmk gene encoding (d)CMP kinase, translating into MSAFVVAIDGPAAAGKGTLARRLAEAFDFAYLDTGSLYRAVALALLRAGNPQPTEAQAATAAAALDLGLTGDAALRDEATGNLASVVAAMPRVRTALLGLQRDVAVNPPGGKAGVILDGRDIGTVIYPEAPVKLFLTASVDARAARRYLELVDKGVRADLDQIRAEIAARDARDAGRATAPLKAADDAYLLDTSNLGIEDVFAKAKTIIEKARGTQA; encoded by the coding sequence GTGAGCGCTTTCGTCGTCGCGATCGACGGCCCTGCGGCCGCGGGCAAGGGCACCCTGGCGCGCCGCCTGGCCGAAGCCTTCGATTTCGCCTATCTCGATACCGGCTCGCTCTACCGGGCCGTGGCGCTGGCCCTGTTGCGCGCCGGCAATCCCCAACCGACCGAAGCCCAGGCGGCAACTGCCGCCGCCGCCCTGGACCTGGGCCTGACCGGCGATGCCGCCCTGCGGGACGAGGCGACCGGCAACCTGGCCAGCGTGGTCGCCGCCATGCCGCGGGTGCGCACCGCCCTGCTGGGCCTGCAGCGCGACGTGGCGGTCAATCCGCCCGGCGGCAAGGCCGGGGTGATCCTGGACGGCCGCGACATCGGCACCGTGATTTACCCGGAAGCGCCGGTGAAGCTGTTCCTGACCGCCAGCGTCGACGCCCGGGCGGCGCGGCGCTACCTCGAACTGGTGGACAAGGGCGTGCGCGCCGATCTGGACCAGATTCGGGCGGAAATCGCCGCCCGCGACGCCCGCGACGCCGGCCGGGCGACCGCGCCGCTGAAGGCGGCCGACGACGCCTACTTGCTGGATACCTCGAATTTGGGTATTGAAGACGTCTTCGCCAAGGCGAAGACCATCATCGAGAAGGCGCGGGGGACGCAAGCCTAG